The following proteins are encoded in a genomic region of Oncorhynchus kisutch isolate 150728-3 linkage group LG6, Okis_V2, whole genome shotgun sequence:
- the LOC109892046 gene encoding chondroitin sulfate N-acetylgalactosaminyltransferase 1-like, whose amino-acid sequence MLRRGLLAWVSRVGVLLVVVCCSLSLLYVMTCSPHSEDNLVSHALPRPGMGVGVGGAAGGTGAAQSGPTGRNGYQAMLAEREEQHKFHITSLKKQIAQLKEALQERSEQLKGVQDSMERGTGGGRGGQSPGGGILGEGGQGPGADRSHADLQEFLHSQLGRAEVHQGTRLPSEYAMVPFESFTLQRVYQLEMGLTRHPEEKPVRKDRRDELSEALETALQSLNTPRNGADKGHTTKVYSASDFIEGITRTEKDKGTVYELTFKGDQSREFRKLVLFRPFGPLMKVKNERVDTANVRINIIVPLSQRADKFRHFMHNFREVCVRQDGRIHLTVVYFGKDQMNEVRSTLENTSREINFKNFTLLQLNEEFSRGRGLDVGARAWKGGNVLLFFCDVDIYFTADFLNTCRLNTQPGKKVFYPVLFSQYNPTLIYGNHDYIPPVEQQLVIKKDTGFWRDFGFGMTCQYRSDFINIGGFDVDIKGWGGEDVHLYRKYLHSNLLVVRSPSRGLFHLWHEKRCADELPPEQYRMCMQSKAMNEASHGQLGMLFFRHEIEAHLHKQKPQRLNTAKKT is encoded by the exons ATGCTGCGGAGGGGTCTGCTGGCCTGGGTGTCCCGTGTGGGCGTTCTGCTGGTCGTAGTGTGctgctctctgtccctcctctacGTCATGACCTGCAGCCCCCACTCCGAGGACAACCTGGTGAGCCATGCCCTGCCACGCCCCGGGATGGGGGTTGGGGTAGGAGGGGCAGCAGGGGGCACGGGGGCGGCTCAGAGCGGACCCACTGGGCGGAATGGATACCAAGCCATGCTTGCAGAGCGTGAGGAGCAACACAAGTTCCACATCActagtttaaaaaaacaaatcgCCCAGCTGAAGGAGGCGCTACAGGAGCGCAGCGAGCAGCTGAAAGGAGTTCAAGACTCCATGGAGCGGGGGACAGGGGGAGGCCGGGGTGGCCAGTCCCCAGGAGGAGGTATCCTTGGGGAGGGAGGACAAGGGCCAGGGGCCGACAGGAGCCACGCTGACCTTCAGGAGTTCCTCCACAGTCAGCTGGGCCGGGCGGAGGTCCACCAGGGGACTAGACTACCCAGTGAGTACGCCATGGTGCCCTTCGAGAGCTTCACCCTGCAGAGAGTGTACCAGCTGGAGATGGGCCTGACAAGGCACCCTGAGGAGAAGCCTGTGAGGAAGGACCGGAGGGATGAGCTGAGTGAAGCGCTAGAGACAGCCCTGCAGAGTCTCAACACGCCCCGCAACGGAGCAGACAAGGGCCACACCACCAAGGTCTACTCAGCATCAGACTTCATAGAAG GTATCACTCGGACGGAGAAGGACAAAGGCACTGTGTATGAGCTCACCTTCAAAGGTGACCAGAGCCGTGAGTTCAGGAAGCTGGTTCTGTTCCGTCCCTTTGGGCCGCTGATGAAGGTGAAGAACGAGAGGGTGGACACAGCTAACGTCCGCATCAATATCATAGTGCCCCTCTCCCAACGAGCCGACAAGTTCAGACACTTTATGCACAACTTCAG agaggtgtgtgtgcggCAGGACGGGCGTATCCACCTAACTGTGGTGTACTTTGGGAAGGACCAAATGAATGAAGTCAGGAGCACGCTGGAGAACACATCTAG GGAGATCAACTTTAAGAACTTCACTCTGCTCCAGCTGAATGAAGAGTTCTCCCGGGGGCGTGGCCTGGATGTGGGTGCCAGGGCGTGGAAAGGAGGGAACGTTCTCCTTTTCTTCTGTGATGTCGACATCTACTTCACCGCTGACTTCCTCAACACCTGCCGACTCAACACTCAACCTG GTAAAAAGGTGTTCTATCCTGTTCTGTTCAGCCAGTACAACCCAACCCTGATTTACGGTAACCACGACTACATCCCTCCAGTGGAGCAGCAACTG GTCATTAAAAAGGATACAGGATTCTGGAGAGACTTTGGCTTCGGAATGACATGCCAATACCGATCAGATTTCATCAACATAG GTGGTTTCGACGTGGACATCAAAGGCTGGGGCGGCGAGGACGTGCACCTTTACAGGAAATACCTTCACAGCAACCTGCTGGTGGTGCGGTCCCCGTCTAGGGGCCTCTTCCACCTGTGGCACGAGAAGCGCTGCGCGGACGAGCTGCCCCCGGAACAGTACAGGATGTGCATGCAGTCCAAGGCCATGAACGAGGCCTCGCACGGCCAGCTGGGCATGCTCTTCTTCCGACACGAGATCGAGGCACACCTGCACAAGCAGAAACCCCAGAGGCTAAACACTGCCAAGAAGACATGA